The genomic window TGAAGTGGAAGCGCTGCTCGGTCCCGGTTCTTATTTTTTATCCTCAGGTAAAGATTTACCTTCTCATCGACCGGCGCCGATCCCTGAAGATAATACGCCCCGCTATGGCTATCAAAAATAATCTGAACCTCATAAAGACTTGGAAGAACAGAAGTATGCCCTCAATCATTTCCAGAGAAAATCATGATTCTTTATCAACTGCACTTGTAACCCATGCCGTTGAAAAAATGAAGAAAAGGAAAGCCCTTTTTGCTTGGTTGTCCCTCCCAATCCATGGCGGCTTCTTTTATGCGGCCCCCCTTGCAGCCCTGCTCTTTTTTGCGGGATGCGCCACCACGAAGAATACAGACCGTGTGGACAAAGAAGTCTATCAGATCATTGAAGAAAAAAGTGCCGATGTGCTCGGTGCCGACAGCGGTTTTTCCTTAGAACCTACCGATGAACCCATCGAACTCCAAACGCTTCCCAAGCTGGAAGAGGAAGATACCACCTTAGGCAATGCGGTACACGAAGATATGGGTACGCCTATTGTTTCGCTTGAAAAGGCGATTATGCTTGCCGTACAGCAAAATCGCTCCTATCAAACAGCAAAAGAAAATCTCTATTTGCAAGTCTTGGCTTTGACGCTGGACCGACATCGCTACACCCCTATCTTTTCGGGAAATTTGCAGGCGGCACTGCGGGGAAGTGCACGTGAAGTTACAGAACCATCCCTCTTCCCGGAAACGATGGCCGGAATCGGCGGCATCATTAGCGAACTTGAACAACTCACAGGAAGCCAACAGGAACTGCTCCGTGCATATGCCAATCTTTTTCGGGAAAGCGGCGATATGCTCGGGCTGAATGAACCGACAACGACCTTGATCCATGAACAGCGGATTACGGGCGGCACCACCATAGGCGTGGATCGGCTGATGCACGGCGGCGGTAGAATCGCGGCGTCACTGACCACCAATTTCTTACGATTTTTGACCGGCAGCCCACGGGAAAGTGCAGGATCCGTTTTGGGACTCGCATTCACCCAACCTTTACTTGAAGGGGCGGGCAGCGCCATCGCGGCAGAACGATTAACCCAATCGGAACGCAATGCCCTCTACGCGCTGCGTACTTTCACCCACTACCGAAAAGAATTTACGGTCAATGTCTGCACCGCCTATTACAATGTGCTCAAACAACGGGACGTCGTACGTAATACGTGGACCAGCCTTCAAAATTTCATGTTGAATGTGGAACGTGAGCGCGCCTTCGCACAAGAAGGACTTCGTACGCAAGCGGAATTGGGGCGTATGGTACAGTTCCAATTGAACAATGAAAATGAATATGTGAATGCTGCACGGCGCTACCAAGAAGACTTAGACGAATTTAAGATTATGTTGGGCCTTTCCACAGAAACAGCGCTGATCCTCGACAATAACGAACTGGATACGCTTCGTGAACAGGGACTTAACCATCCCCAAGTGAATCTGGAAGAAGCCATTGAAGTAGCGTTGGTGTCGCGCCTCGACCTCTATAACCAACGAGACCGCGTTTTTGACGCAGAACGGAAGCTAAAAGTGGCTGCCAACGCGCTGAAGCCCGGACTGGATATTGTAGCAGGCGCACAAACCGCCTCGTTAGGGGAAAGTACGCCTGCTAAATTCGACTTTGACAGAACGGAATGGTACATCGGTCTGGACGTAGATCCACCGCTCGACAAGAAAGCGGAACACAACGCCTACCGCTCCGCACTTATAGATCTTGAACGGGCAAGCCGTGAAAGTTCTTTGGCACAGGATACCATCAAACTGGACGTGCGGGCGGCATGGCGTAATCTCGAACAGGCGCGGCGCAACTATGAGGTCGCGCAAGAAAGCGTCAAGTTGAGCCAACGCCGTGTCGATGAACAGCAATTGCTGTCTGAATTAGGACTGTCC from Candidatus Hydrogenedentota bacterium includes these protein-coding regions:
- a CDS encoding TolC family protein, which translates into the protein MPSIISRENHDSLSTALVTHAVEKMKKRKALFAWLSLPIHGGFFYAAPLAALLFFAGCATTKNTDRVDKEVYQIIEEKSADVLGADSGFSLEPTDEPIELQTLPKLEEEDTTLGNAVHEDMGTPIVSLEKAIMLAVQQNRSYQTAKENLYLQVLALTLDRHRYTPIFSGNLQAALRGSAREVTEPSLFPETMAGIGGIISELEQLTGSQQELLRAYANLFRESGDMLGLNEPTTTLIHEQRITGGTTIGVDRLMHGGGRIAASLTTNFLRFLTGSPRESAGSVLGLAFTQPLLEGAGSAIAAERLTQSERNALYALRTFTHYRKEFTVNVCTAYYNVLKQRDVVRNTWTSLQNFMLNVERERAFAQEGLRTQAELGRMVQFQLNNENEYVNAARRYQEDLDEFKIMLGLSTETALILDNNELDTLREQGLNHPQVNLEEAIEVALVSRLDLYNQRDRVFDAERKLKVAANALKPGLDIVAGAQTASLGESTPAKFDFDRTEWYIGLDVDPPLDKKAEHNAYRSALIDLERASRESSLAQDTIKLDVRAAWRNLEQARRNYEVAQESVKLSQRRVDEQQLLSELGLSTAQDQVDAQDDLIRSQNSLTSALITHTLARLSFWRNMGILYISPEGLWKEIELPQ